In a genomic window of Elusimicrobiota bacterium:
- the lipB gene encoding lipoyl(octanoyl) transferase LipB — MLVRALGLKDYREAWALQKSLVEERRQGKIPDTLLLLEHPPVYTRGASSKSPAPAFLPHPLHEVERGGDLTYHGPGQLVGYPIIHLGERALKVRTYLRSLEAVLIEALRPLEIEAEALRGFTGVWAGRRKLASIGIAVKDQVAYHGFALNVNCDLAAFSAIHPCNLEPEQMTSLERLWGRPADFGAVLRRVAEGFLEVF; from the coding sequence ATGCTCGTGCGCGCGCTCGGGCTCAAGGACTACCGGGAAGCCTGGGCCCTTCAGAAGAGCCTGGTGGAGGAGAGGCGGCAGGGGAAGATCCCGGACACCTTGCTTCTCCTTGAGCACCCGCCTGTCTACACCCGGGGCGCCTCCTCCAAATCCCCGGCTCCGGCCTTTCTGCCCCACCCCCTGCATGAGGTCGAGCGGGGAGGCGACCTCACCTATCACGGCCCCGGGCAGCTGGTGGGATACCCCATCATCCACCTGGGCGAGCGCGCCCTCAAGGTCCGGACCTACCTGCGCTCGCTGGAGGCCGTGCTTATTGAGGCCTTGCGTCCATTAGAGATAGAGGCCGAGGCCTTGAGGGGATTTACCGGAGTCTGGGCCGGCCGCCGCAAGCTCGCCTCCATCGGAATCGCGGTGAAGGATCAGGTCGCCTACCATGGCTTTGCCTTGAACGTGAACTGCGATCTGGCCGCCTTCTCGGCCATCCATCCCTGCAATCTGGAGCCCGAGCAGATGACCTCGCTGGAGCGCCTCTGGGGGAGGCCCGCGGACTTTGGCGCCGTCCTAAGAAGAGTGGCGGAGGGCTTTCTCGAGGTCTTTTAG
- a CDS encoding 3-hydroxybutyryl-CoA dehydrogenase — protein MIQRVGVVGAGTMGSGLAQLCAQSGFSVKISDADPVALEKAREGIRQNLDQAVLKGKLTLLQSQRALFSIGFSPEIRELEGADLVIEAVSEDLGLKRRVFQELDLICPQAILATNTSSLSVAAIAAAAAAPERVLGMHFFNPPLVMKLVELSRAPRTSLEAFQAAWDFALTALRKTPVEVKDTPGFIVNRVMRPFYLEALRLACQAGGFAALDEACRTIGETPMGPFELMDLIGLDVNLAITKAIYQALDRPERFAPSPLQESLVAAGCLGRKNEAGFYLYKAGRPTGENPKALALLPAASRLPPDEVWRRVMGAVAAEAERLFQEGAAGKSDIDMAVKLAMNFAKGPFEWLALKKEPSGG, from the coding sequence ATGATCCAGCGCGTCGGCGTGGTCGGGGCCGGCACCATGGGTTCGGGCCTGGCCCAGCTCTGCGCCCAGAGCGGCTTCTCCGTCAAGATATCCGACGCCGATCCCGTGGCCCTGGAGAAAGCCAGGGAGGGCATCCGGCAAAATCTCGACCAGGCCGTTTTGAAAGGCAAGCTCACCTTGCTGCAGAGCCAGAGGGCGCTCTTCTCCATAGGCTTTTCCCCCGAGATCCGGGAGCTCGAGGGGGCCGACCTCGTCATCGAGGCTGTGAGCGAGGACTTGGGGCTCAAGCGCCGCGTCTTCCAGGAGCTCGACCTCATCTGCCCCCAGGCGATTCTCGCCACCAACACCTCCTCCCTGTCGGTCGCCGCCATCGCCGCCGCCGCCGCCGCTCCTGAGCGGGTCCTGGGCATGCATTTTTTCAATCCCCCCCTCGTCATGAAATTGGTCGAGCTCTCGCGCGCTCCCCGCACGAGCCTCGAGGCGTTCCAGGCGGCGTGGGATTTCGCCTTGACGGCGCTCAGAAAGACCCCGGTGGAGGTCAAGGACACTCCCGGGTTTATCGTCAACCGTGTCATGAGACCATTTTATCTCGAAGCCCTGCGCTTGGCTTGCCAAGCCGGAGGATTCGCGGCCTTGGACGAGGCCTGCCGGACCATCGGCGAGACCCCCATGGGGCCCTTCGAGCTCATGGATTTGATCGGACTCGACGTGAACCTCGCCATCACCAAGGCCATTTACCAGGCCCTGGACCGGCCGGAGAGATTCGCCCCCAGCCCTCTCCAGGAAAGCCTGGTTGCCGCGGGCTGTTTGGGGCGGAAAAATGAGGCCGGTTTCTACCTTTATAAAGCGGGCCGGCCGACAGGGGAAAATCCCAAAGCCCTCGCCCTTTTGCCCGCGGCCTCGCGCTTGCCGCCCGATGAGGTTTGGCGGCGCGTCATGGGTGCCGTCGCCGCCGAGGCAGAGCGGCTGTTCCAGGAAGGGGCGGCCGGAAAATCCGACATAGACATGGCGGTCAAGCTCGCCATGAATTTCGCGAAGGGGCCCTTTGAATGGCTGGCCTTAAAAAAAGAACCCTCGGGCGGCTGA
- a CDS encoding phenylacetate-CoA oxygenase subunit PaaI produces the protein MKEPERIKEERLAEKLARGGKVETMAEMTEEYRGHLTHLMMMQADSELAGAFGYVPWIMKSPDIKETLQVSQIVKDEVRHARVMYRLLEGLGVDVDAYYNSHNFNLRVDKKDLGTARVADDKRVNIFYYPIETWYDFIMFNFCMDRGAGHQLEDSLDCSYKPWCDGMEGIFKEEAMHMAHGDSWVKALAGDSKTRGPVQEALERWYPRTMNIFGRADSPKNKIYRRLGLKKRDNEEVRQAFAKEIGEKCSEFGLEVPAWRPERDKMSEEPFIPG, from the coding sequence ATGAAAGAGCCAGAGAGGATCAAGGAGGAGCGCCTGGCCGAGAAGCTGGCCCGGGGCGGCAAGGTCGAGACCATGGCGGAGATGACCGAGGAGTACCGCGGGCATTTAACCCACCTCATGATGATGCAGGCCGACTCGGAGCTGGCCGGCGCCTTTGGCTACGTTCCCTGGATCATGAAGTCCCCGGACATCAAGGAGACTTTGCAGGTCTCGCAGATCGTCAAGGACGAGGTGCGGCACGCCCGCGTCATGTACCGCCTCCTGGAGGGCTTGGGCGTGGACGTGGACGCCTATTACAACAGCCATAATTTCAACCTGCGGGTGGACAAGAAGGACCTCGGCACCGCCCGGGTCGCCGATGACAAGAGGGTCAACATTTTCTATTACCCGATCGAGACCTGGTATGACTTCATCATGTTCAATTTCTGCATGGACCGCGGGGCCGGGCACCAGCTCGAGGATTCCTTGGATTGCTCCTACAAGCCTTGGTGCGACGGCATGGAGGGAATTTTCAAGGAAGAGGCCATGCACATGGCCCACGGCGACTCCTGGGTGAAGGCCTTGGCGGGCGATTCCAAGACCCGGGGACCGGTCCAGGAGGCCTTGGAGCGATGGTACCCCCGCACCATGAACATTTTCGGCCGGGCCGATTCCCCCAAGAATAAGATTTACCGGCGGTTGGGGCTCAAGAAGCGCGACAACGAGGAGGTCCGGCAGGCCTTCGCCAAGGAGATCGGGGAGAAGTGCTCCGAGTTCGGGCTCGAGGTCCCGGCCTGGAGGCCCGAGCGGGACAAGATGTCCGAGGAACCCTTCATCCCCGGATGA
- a CDS encoding enoyl-CoA hydratase/isomerase family protein, translated as MTNATDAELLSDLDEGVLTFTLNRPDVLNALTLGMMSGLLDGLKKAEKDKGVRCVILTAAGRAFCAGADLGDLKRRQQEVPFSLGDELRSHFNPLILQIRRMEKPVVGAVNGLAAGAGASLILSADVKICSQKASFINAFSKVGLVPDSGMTYFLPRYMGLSLALEYAWTAKPITAEQALHFGWVNRVVAPEELPQAARAMAVELSQAPPLSVALTKRAMNRSLQNGFEEQLEYEAQLQEILGKSRDHQEGVAAFLEKRAPRFKGE; from the coding sequence ATGACCAACGCGACGGATGCGGAGCTCCTTTCCGACCTCGATGAGGGCGTTTTGACTTTCACCTTGAACCGGCCCGATGTCCTCAACGCCCTGACCTTGGGCATGATGAGCGGTCTTTTGGACGGGCTTAAAAAGGCCGAGAAGGACAAGGGGGTGCGCTGCGTGATTCTCACCGCGGCCGGCCGGGCCTTTTGCGCCGGGGCCGACCTCGGGGATTTGAAAAGGCGCCAGCAAGAGGTGCCTTTTTCCTTGGGAGACGAGCTTCGGAGCCATTTCAACCCCCTCATCCTCCAGATCCGGCGCATGGAAAAGCCCGTTGTGGGAGCCGTCAACGGCCTGGCCGCGGGAGCCGGGGCAAGCCTCATCCTATCGGCCGACGTCAAGATTTGCAGCCAGAAAGCGAGTTTTATCAACGCCTTCTCCAAAGTCGGGCTGGTGCCGGACTCCGGCATGACTTATTTCCTGCCGCGCTATATGGGGCTGTCCTTGGCTTTGGAATATGCCTGGACCGCCAAGCCCATCACGGCGGAGCAAGCCCTCCATTTCGGCTGGGTGAACCGGGTCGTGGCCCCCGAGGAGCTGCCGCAGGCCGCTCGGGCCATGGCGGTGGAGCTTTCCCAGGCGCCGCCCTTGTCGGTGGCCCTCACCAAGAGAGCCATGAACCGATCTCTCCAAAACGGATTCGAGGAGCAACTGGAGTACGAGGCCCAGCTCCAGGAGATTTTGGGCAAGAGCCGGGACCATCAAGAGGGCGTGGCGGCTTTTTTGGAAAAGCGCGCGCCCAGGTTCAAAGGGGAATGA